The Microcystis aeruginosa NIES-843 sequence AAAGGGCAGCTCGAAGTTTTCTGGTGGGGTTGAGGGTAACTCGCTTTTACGGTACATTAGCACTAATTAGAGAAGATGCAAGGGTGATGCAAGGGTGATGCAAGGGTTTTAAGAGATTCTAGCAGATTTAAGTGCATTTGGGAAGCTCTCAATCAAGCTAAAAGCCCTTTCCTGTAAGGTTTTTAGATTTATTCAGCCAACCCTAAATAATTTTATTGTTCCTAAAAACAAGATAGAGACGCTGCTGACAGCATCTCTAAATGATTATTTTTGGTTCAATTGAGGATAAAAAAGAGGTAACTAGCGCAATTCAGCGTTAAACTCGTTAAAAGAGCGTCTTTTTAACTCTACCGATTCTGATCGAGGCAGAAGCTCAAAAACCTTTCTTAAGACATCATCCACATCTTCATATTTAACATTGCCCAAACCATCATAAACCACTTTACCTTGTTGGTCTAAAACCACCGTTTGGGGAACCCCACCGCGATAATAGTAACCCGGTTCATCGGGACGATAGGAAGACTTTAAGGGGATAGAATCGACAGTAACGGGGATAATACTGGCGGCGCGACCGTAAAACTCTTGAAAACGGGAGACAATCGCCGCAAATTGCTTACAATCACTACTATCATCCAGATAATAGACAATAATAGCCGGAATTTTCCGTTGAAAAGTTTCCGCTAAATTTAAACGCGGTGGTACGAGGGAACCATTACCCGCATAGACCACAAAAATATTACCATCAAGGCGATCATCATCGATCCCCGCATAGGCGCCAGGGGTTAGCCAAGGAGACAAACTCGTCAGAGCAACAATAAGAAAGACAAGACAGATCTGAAGACGCAGCCGATAACGAGATTTCATGATCAACAGGGTTAAAATATTAAGACAATTTTTAGTGTAAAAAATCTTGTGACCTTCGAGCGCGATAATTCCCAAACCACCTCGCGAGTCATTGCCGCTAACTCGCGCTTTGCCGATACTTATTATGCCATTCTAGGACTACATCCGAGTGCCTCGGTGATCGAAGTGCGACGCGCCTATCGAGAACTAAGTAAACGATACCACCCCGATACTACCGAACTCAGCCCCGAAGTGGCAACGGTTAAATTCCAGCGTCTTAACGAAGCTTATGCCACCCTGAGTAATCCCGATCGCCGTTCCCTGTATGATTTACAGATAGGTTACTCGCGCTGGAATGTCATCCAAACTATCCCGGATAGCGATGAACCCATAGCTAATCGTAGCGCCTATCTCGATCCGACCGATCGTCCCCTATCTTCGGGAGAGATTTTTGCTTTGTTTATCTTGGCACTCACCCTGCTCGGCTGCTTGTTAGTAGCGGTGATTATTGCTATGCTTCGAGGAGAGAATGCCGTCACTGTAGCCCAATTATTTTTGATTTAGATGCGATGAAGATTCCCACTGCTGATACTCCCCTCTATAATCATCCCTTACCGGCGATCGAAGCATGGCTAGTTAAATTAGGTTGTCGGAAAAATACCGAGAATATCCACTGTTGGATCGTCGAAAAACCAACATGGAAAGCGGAAATCTGCCTCGATATCGAAGAAATCACCGTTCGTTACTTTCGGGCAGCCAATGACGGCAGTGACATCAATCGCGCTTTTAAATACTCCCTTAGTCGCCAAGATATAGAATCGGCGGTTTTTTCTGGTCCCTAATCATTAGTCCAACTTTTGACTAAAAAGTGCCAGCGATTGGAGCGATCGGGGGGAGAATTCAGGGACTTTTTCCCTGAAAATTGGCTAATTGACCCCCTCAAAATCGGTCAAACCCCACACCCGTTACAGTAGAGCAGGAAGTCGCCTTCCCACCCCCTGCTTCAAAACCGGACTTACGACTTTCGCCGTATCCGGCTCCTGAGTAACTAGGCTACTGTCATTAGTAGAATAATAATGGGAATTATTATTTCCTTGTCTATTCAACCCTCTTGGCTGTATCCCCACCAGACAAGATTGTTGGTTTTAGGGCGTATATGACCGTTGATTGTTGCTTAGACTTCCTAGTTACCCGTCCTTTGTCAGCATATCTTTGATATTACTCAAAGCCTTGGCTTTTAAGGACATCCTCTCCCTCTATTGACTTGCGGATGGTTTCCTACTGCCCCGAACGGGCAGAGTCAATCAGGGTTACTTCGTTCCCTATAACCATTGGTTGAACCCTTAGGATGATACTGTCCACAACAGAGTAACGGGAATGCCTTACTGATAGTGGTATGAGCTATCAGCCCCAACTCTGTTAACTTTTGTTTCGAGCCTGTCAGCCTTTTGGCTCGTGGGTGTTGACGATGGTTAATTCGTATCTTCGCCCCAGGGCTATCCATAGGTTCTGGCTCAACGGGTTTCTGATTTAGGCTATCAGATACCGCTTTTTTTTCCTCGCTCACTACCTCAGATGTACCAAGTCTAAAGCAGCAGGAAATGCCGTCACTCTAGGCATCTAGAGGACAGGACTAAGGTTATTACTAACCCGCACCTGTAGGGTTATAAAGTTATCAAGGTACTACATTTACCAAGCGGCTAATCCTCTAAACGTCTTACTGTCTAGTTTCTAGCCAACGAATCGCACCACACCCTACACCCTACCCCGTTAAGACAGCGCCGGAGTTGGCGGCAGGGAGAGCTAGTCCGAGCATTTGTACTAAATTTTCCAAGACACGCTGTCAATCCAGTACACTTGTTCAGCTTGAAATCAAAGCTCCTCCACAACTGGAACCGCTGCCAGCAGTGCAACCGTAGCAATAGGAAGCGGTTTGTACCTCTGCAATTAGCTCTAAAGTACCCGCTTGTAATAAATCCGGCAGGGTTAATTTTTGGCCTTGACTGGTGCAAGCGGCCCGATCCTCCATCTGATTAAAATCGCAGTCATAGATATTACCCAAATAATCAATGGAAAGCTGATTACGACACATCAAATGCTCGATAGTATCGCCATTAAAATAGTCTTCGAGGAATTGAAGATAGGGTTGATAGAGTTGCCGGTGTTCCAGATGGAAGCGTGTCCTTCCGACGGGTAGGTTAGTGATAGTAAATAGATTGTTAAAAGAAATATTAAAATGTTCTTGCAAGAACTTTTTGTAATCCCGTGTTAGGGATAGTTGATCCGGTGTGAGAGAAAAATTATCTGACTTAGGAATCTGGGGATTATAGACTAAATCCACAATCAAATTCGGCTCTTGAGCGTAGCCGAGACGGTTTAACCATTGTAAAGCGGCGATTGATCGGTCATAGACTCCCAGACCGCGCATTTTATCCACATTATCGGCAAGATAACAGGGTAAAGAAGCCACCACCCGCAACTGATGGCCAGCGCAATATTCAGGAATATCAGTAAATCCTTTCTCGAAATAAATAGTTAAATTCGAGCGCACAATTACCTGTTTCCCAGCTTTTCTAGAGATTTCCACAATCGGCTTAAAACCGTAGAGCATTTCCGGGGCACCGCCGGTCAGATCGAC is a genomic window containing:
- a CDS encoding thylakoid membrane photosystem I accumulation factor; its protein translation is MKSRYRLRLQICLVFLIVALTSLSPWLTPGAYAGIDDDRLDGNIFVVYAGNGSLVPPRLNLAETFQRKIPAIIVYYLDDSSDCKQFAAIVSRFQEFYGRAASIIPVTVDSIPLKSSYRPDEPGYYYRGGVPQTVVLDQQGKVVYDGLGNVKYEDVDDVLRKVFELLPRSESVELKRRSFNEFNAELR
- a CDS encoding J domain-containing protein, encoding MTFERDNSQTTSRVIAANSRFADTYYAILGLHPSASVIEVRRAYRELSKRYHPDTTELSPEVATVKFQRLNEAYATLSNPDRRSLYDLQIGYSRWNVIQTIPDSDEPIANRSAYLDPTDRPLSSGEIFALFILALTLLGCLLVAVIIAMLRGENAVTVAQLFLI
- the arsS gene encoding arsenosugar biosynthesis radical SAM (seleno)protein ArsS (Some members of this family are selenoproteins.) — protein: MTPFVEKLKTPLTKQKISVLQINLGKRCNLACSHCHVEASPGRSEEMTPEVCEQIIELIERFPQIKTVDLTGGAPEMLYGFKPIVEISRKAGKQVIVRSNLTIYFEKGFTDIPEYCAGHQLRVVASLPCYLADNVDKMRGLGVYDRSIAALQWLNRLGYAQEPNLIVDLVYNPQIPKSDNFSLTPDQLSLTRDYKKFLQEHFNISFNNLFTITNLPVGRTRFHLEHRQLYQPYLQFLEDYFNGDTIEHLMCRNQLSIDYLGNIYDCDFNQMEDRAACTSQGQKLTLPDLLQAGTLELIAEVQTASYCYGCTAGSGSSCGGALISS
- a CDS encoding DUF3143 domain-containing protein; amino-acid sequence: MKIPTADTPLYNHPLPAIEAWLVKLGCRKNTENIHCWIVEKPTWKAEICLDIEEITVRYFRAANDGSDINRAFKYSLSRQDIESAVFSGP